The DNA segment CCCCAGGATCCAATATTGTTCTCTGGTACTATCCGGACTAACTTGGATccatttgatgaatatacTGATACAGAGTTATGGGATGCATTGAGAAGAGCCGGTCTTATTGATGGGTCTAAGATTGATTCAATCCAAAGTGAGGATCTAAAATCTGAAGACTTGAACATGTTTCATTTATTCAAGCAAGTGCTGGAAGATGGaactaatttttctttgggAGAAAGACAACTCATTGCTTTTGCAAGAGCACTTGTTAAAAGAACTAGAATACTCATTCTTGATGAAGCTACCAGTTCTGTTGATTATGAAACAGACAATAAAATCCAAAAAACTATTTTGAGAGAATTTGGGAATTGTACCATTCTATGTATTGCGCACAGATTAAAAACTATAGTCAATTATGACAGAATTTTGGTGCTAGATAAGGGAGAAGTAAAGGAGTTTGATACACCCTGGAATTTGTTTAATACCAAGGATAGCATTTTTGAACAAATGTGCAAAAAGTCTAAAATTACTTCAGATGATTTTACAATTAAAGACGACAAGGTTGATACTACTGTGACATAGGACTTTATTTCGTACTTGATATGCgattaattatattctttatcGAATTGTCCTCGAATTTACATTGACACTTATTACTCTACATGCTTTGCAATTTTGACAGGGGTGTCTGTTGCTGCAACGATTAATCAAACATTCGCTATTATTACCCTAGAATCTATAGACATTTGGCTTTCTAAATTTCTCTTTGTCccattataaatataaactTACCGtttttaattataaataaagtAGACATGATCAGGTATCAAAACTACAATATCCTTAAACATAACATTAAcatcaaattttttttccagttttcaaaagaaatcTAGAACTTCACCagatatataaaataagtGTGTGGGAACTCTACTATAATTTGCGTTTATTTTGACGTTATCTGCATGCGGGTATTACTTGGTAAACTCTTTTAGACAGATTTACATATTTAAGCCTCTGATTAGAGTGATATTCTTGAAGCTATCTAGtgtaatattcaatattcttgtCGCGCTGAATAAGCTCAAAACATTTCTTACCTCGATCAAAGCGTATATGGTGTAGATGGAGAACTATACTCTCCTCATAATCATTAGGAGAATCAGAAAGCACCAACGGAACAGTAATGCTAATATATAAGTATTCAGCTTCCGAAGGATTAACATCCATGTACTAAAGAGTTTTTAGGATTATCATATTTAGTCTCCGCCCATGATGttaaattattgttttgaTATGCTTCTGGATGTGCTTGAATATAGTTGGACGTTGGATAATCCTCGGGATCACATGTTAAGTTGATAGCGTCTTGGGGCTGGTATAATCGGACATGATCAATACTCATAGTAAGAGGGAAAATCAAAGAGAGCCAGTCAATTTGAGCCCaactatttgaaataccaaaattcaTCACCATCGACATTGGCTCTTTTGACATTAATCTGCGGCCTATATTTCCATTGGGCCCCAAAGCAGCTGCTTCTACGGTCACAGTAGGGTCATTACCCACATACCATGTCAAGTACCCGTCATCATCGTCGTTTAGATACTCGTATGCGTATGTCTGGAACTTTTGCCCCACGCCTTCTGAATACCAGGTTCGGTTTAATACAGTCGTACCAGAGACAGCTTGTTGCAATGGACCACCAGTATACGTATTAATGGTGGTTACTGATTTATTGTAAAtggaaataaaattataatcAGGGTAATACCAAATATCAAAGGGAGCAATTTGCATGGATTGTGATGCAACGCCAATCAATTGTTCTAGATCCATTTCACCCTCAAGAACATCATATTCTGGAGCACCTCTTCCTTTACCTGGACTAGGATGATCCTCTCCTGAACAGGTACATTTGCTCAATCTTTGACCTGGCAAGTACGAAATACCATCAGCGGATGATTGGTTTGCTGTGATACCGGCATCACACGAGTCATATGTATATGGCCACAACCCCTCGGTACTGGCCATGTATCCTGGGCGGCCTAAATTACCCATGGTCCATAAACCTGGCCATAATCCGGTGGCATTACCATAACCAGGCAACCTCGCAGAAATTTCAAGGAAACCTTGAGTGAAACACATTTTATTCCAACTTTGAACCATACCAGATCTGTAAAACAAATCGTGATTCTTGTATGCATCCATTCTCAAGTTCAAGGTACCATTGGCAGTCGTCACAGCATCTGGATCATAGTATTCCAAATCTTGAGTACCACCGTACCAAAGGTCTGCAGCTTGGAAAAACTGATCATCACCTTCGTAGAAGGTTCTACCTGCTGCGTTAAATTCGTCAGAGAATACCAACTTCCATGTGGCATCCTTGGAAGTCTTTTTGGTTAATGCATCTTCCGGTGTATCTGGATCAACCAAGCCTGTCCTAATAGCGCTCAATAAAGGATAGCGATAAGAAGTCAAAATTTCGTAACTCTCTGGAGTATATGGCTCAGTGATACCAGAATACGTCAATATGGGTAACAAAATGAATACAACAACTGCAGCCACAATTAAAAATACGACGCCTAGTAACCCACCCATCGACCTTCTATccatatttttcaagtcGTAGAAAAACCTGTTTTTATCATAAGCTGCATCCTTGAGAGGATCAGGGTTGTGTAAATAATCATCTGGCTCTTTCTCATCTATATGCAAAGGAAATGATGTTGTCGGATACCCACCAAAGGGACTAAAGTCTTTTGACACTAAGAGCGGCTTACTTGATCTATTTGACGTGGACGAATCGTCGTCTGGGTTTGGAATGTTCTGAGAATTGAATACGTTCGATGTGAGCGAAGTAGTTGAAATCATCTTTGATCCAGTCATAGTTGGGTATCTGTCGTACTCCAGTGGCACCTGAATGTTCTGAGAAGGttgaatattgatgattccTGGTGAGTTGCGAATACCATTACTTTTGTCTGGCGaatattcatttgaatATGTCTTAGTAGGATTTTTCGAGTAGTATCCATTATACTTTTTGAAACTGACGTCATAAACTGGATTGCCCAGATGGCTGTTAATCCTTTCATAATCTTCCAGCTGACTTGAGGACCATTGTTCGTTCAGTTCAAATGAACTCTCCTCATCTATAGGCAGAGTAAACGgatcttcaacttcataGTCGTCATTATATCTCTCCCTCGGTGTATTATATGTCAAATCTCGTTTTgccattttcaattcagCAGTTATTTCAAACCAATTATACCAGTCAGTACTCAATCGTAATATATATGAAGCTTCTATGATGTTAAAGTTGTCCCACCATCAAAGtaagaagaaagatttttaaattaaaaaacTTTCCTAAAAATCTTTCTGGCATCTTTGTTTTAGTTTGAATTAACGTCTTGTTGGTTGTATAACATTCTGATGTAGGGATGTTATAAGATATGCAACCAAAATTTACCAGAATTGGTACTTATTCCCCATAGATGTGGAAGGTGGCTGGAGGCAACGCCTCCAAATGAAGGATTATGAGTGATGCAGGGGTTAGGAACAAACATTTTGGGGGCATTGGCAGTTAAATGATTGAATCGAAACCCACTGGGGTAATTGTAAGAATTGGTCAAAGGAAATAATAGGTGTATGGACCTCGATAGATTTTTTGACTCAAAATATATGCGCGAATATGCACCTTTGTCTAACTTTATTAGCCTAGGCTGAAAAGGCTTgtatatttgtatattacTTTTATATAATGTGAACAAAATAACTAGATGAATATGATATGATGCTGTCATATAATAAAAGCAGTAATGAAATGGATAAGTTTACACAGATGAACTCAAAATCCGTCTATTTCGCACCTAAACGGTAGTTTCTAACACTTATGGACTAAAGAATTTTTAGGGAAATCATAACCAGTTTCTTCCCAAGATGTAAGGTTGTTGTCTTGATATGCCTTCGGGTGTGCTTCGATATATTCATAAGTTGGGTAATCATCTGGGTCACAGGTCAAATTTATGGAATCTTCTGGTTGGTATAACCTAACATGGTCAATTCGCATAGTAAGTGGGAAAAATAGAGCGTTCCAGTCGATATAAGCCCaactatttgaaataccaaaattcaTCACCATAGACATTGGTTCCTTAGACATCAATCTGCGACCAATATTTCCATTAGGACCTAACGCTGCTGCTTGTACAGTGACGGTTGGATCAGTACCAACGTACCATGTCAAATATCcgtcgtcatcatcattcaaatattcGTACCCATAGGTCTGGAAATTATGTTCATTGTCACCTTCAGAATACCACGACACGTTCAAGGTCGTCGTACCAGAAACTGCTTGTTGTAATGGACCACCCGTATAAGTGTTCATAGTGGTAACTGAGTCATTATGAATTGATATGAAATTATAATCAGGATAATACCAGATATCAAATGGAGCAATCTGCATCGATTGCGACGCCACACCAACACCTACATCAGTACTAACTTCACCTTCGAGAACATCATATTCTGGAGCACCTCTTCCTTTACCTGGACTAGGATGATCCTCCCCAGAACAGGTACATTTGCTTAATCTTTGACCTGGCAAATATGAAATACCATCAGGAGATGATTGGTTTGCAGTAATACCGGCATCGCACGAGTTGTATGTATATGGCCACACACCTTCGGTACTGGCCATGTATCCAGGACGGCCTAAATTACCCATGGTCCATAAACCTGGCCATAAACCGGAAGTATTACCGTAACCAGGCAAACGGGCTGAAATTTCGAGTAACCCTTGGGTAAAGCACATTTTATTCCAACTTTGGACCATACCAGATCTGTAAAACAAATCGTGATTCTTGTATGCATCCATTCTCAAGTTCAAGGTACCATTTGCAGTCGTCACAGCATCTGGATCATAGTACTCCAAATCTTGAGTACCACCATACCAGATATCTGCAGCCTGGAAAAATTGgtcatcatcttcatagAAAGTTCTGCCTTCCGCATTAAACTCGTCAGAGAACACCAACTTCCATTCATCACCATTGTTAGCCTTTCTAGTCAAGGCAGTTGCAGGGGTGTCTGGATCAACCAAATCGGTTCTGATAGCACTCAAAAGAGGATAATGGTACGATGTCAAAATCTCGTAGCTCTCAGGAGTATAAGGCTCGGTAACACCAGAATATGTCAACACAGGTAACAA comes from the Debaryomyces hansenii CBS767 chromosome B complete sequence genome and includes:
- a CDS encoding DEHA2B14124p (similar to CA5661|CaKRE6 Candida albicans CaKRE6 Glucan synthase subunit), coding for MGQRDLTYNVPNTGYNTEPEVENPFVSPIDEESSYESNQDLSPSQSEDYSQINMNDPNYGGTFDNYNGYYSKNGTTSNLLPNDGTSEDTLGIRNSMGIGRVSSSKNLYIPPEYDRYPSMAGSRVVSSTSLSSDMYNSTHNLRNAQNVPGSEGDGSSISNKSTNPLVENDFSPFGGYPATSFPLHIDEKEPDDYLHNPDPIKDAKYDKNRFIYDLKNMDRRSLGGLLGIVFMLLAAIVVFILLPVLTYSGVTEPYTPESYEILTSYHYPLLSAIRTDLVDPDTPATALTRKANNGDEWKLVFSDEFNAEGRTFYEDDDQFFQAADIWYGGTQDLEYYDPDAVTTANGTLNLRMDAYKNHDLFYRSGMVQSWNKMCFTQGLLEISARLPGYGNTSGLWPGLWTMGNLGRPGYMASTEGVWPYTYNSCDAGITANQSSPDGISYLPGQRLSKCTCSGEDHPSPGKGRGAPEYDVLEGEVSTDVGVGVASQSMQIAPFDIWYYPDYNFISIHNDSVTTMNTYTGGPLQQAVSGTTTLNVSWYSEGDNEHNFQTYGYEYLNDDDDGYLTWYVGTDPTVTVQAAALGPNGNIGRRLMSKEPMSMVMNFGISNSWAYIDWNALFFPLTMRIDHVRLYQPEDSINLTCDPDDYPTYEYIEAHPKAYQDNNLTSWEETGYDFPKNSLVHKC
- a CDS encoding DEHA2B14102p (similar to CA5661|CaKRE6 Candida albicans CaKRE6 Glucan synthase subunit), which encodes MAKRDLTYNTPRERYNDDYEVEDPFTSPIDEESSFESNEQWSSSQSEDYERINSHSGNPVYDVSFKKYNGYYSKNPTKTYSNEYSPDKSNGIRNSPGIINIQPSQNIQVPSEYDRYPTMTGSKMISTTSLTSNVFNSQNIPNPDDDSSTSNRSSKPLLVSKDFSPFGGYPTTSFPLHIDEKEPDDYLHNPDPLKDAAYDKNRFFYDLKNMDRRSMGGLLGVVFLIVAAVVVFILLPILTYSGITEPYTPESYEILTSYRYPLLSAIRTGLVDPDTPEDALTKKTSKDATWKLVFSDEFNAAGRTFYEGDDQFFQAADLWYGGTQDLEYYDPDAVTTANGTLNLRMDAYKNHDLFYRSGMVQSWNKMCFTQGFLEISARLPGYGNATGLWPGLWTMGNLGRPGYMASTEGLWPYTYDSCDAGITANQSSADGISYLPGQRLSKCTCSGEDHPSPGKGRGAPEYDVLEGEMDLEQLIGVASQSMQIAPFDIWYYPDYNFISIYNKSVTTINTYTGGPLQQAVSGTTVLNRTWYSEGVGQKFQTYAYEYLNDDDDGYLTWYVGNDPTVTVEAAALGPNGNIGRRLMSKEPMSMVMNFGISNSWAQIDWLSLIFPLTMSIDHVRLYQPQDAINLTCDPEDYPTSNYIQAHPEAYQNNNLTSWAETKYDNPKNSLVHGC